From Chryseobacterium salivictor, a single genomic window includes:
- a CDS encoding GDP-mannose 4,6-dehydratase, producing MNYIVTGGSGFIGSHLVEHLLKNGHSVINIDNFDDFYDYKIKIKNTLESVGEMLEFTFHEKELDIQKLIFETSSKNYQLYYQDIRDKEGLEKIFQKHKIDMVIHLAALAGVRPSIERPLEYEEVNIKGTMNLWELCKDFKIKKFINASSSSVYGNNEKTPFSEEDAVEKPISPYAATKKCVEILGHVYHHLYGIDIIHLRFFTVYGPRQRPDLAIHKFTKLISGDKEIPFYGDGSTARDYTFIEDIIEGIQKSIVYIETHDHVHEIINLGESEVISLDEMVTAIENELEKKSLKKNLPMQAGDVIKTSADIEKAKTLIGYQPRTHFQNGIKKFVEWFLRNGS from the coding sequence ATGAATTACATCGTAACAGGCGGATCGGGATTTATAGGTTCTCATTTGGTCGAGCACTTATTAAAAAATGGACATTCTGTCATTAATATTGACAACTTTGATGATTTTTATGATTACAAGATTAAAATCAAAAATACGCTGGAATCCGTTGGCGAAATGCTGGAGTTTACCTTCCATGAAAAAGAACTCGACATTCAGAAATTAATTTTTGAAACTTCATCAAAAAACTATCAACTTTATTATCAGGACATTAGAGATAAAGAAGGTTTAGAGAAAATTTTCCAAAAGCATAAAATTGATATGGTGATTCATCTTGCAGCTCTAGCAGGAGTTCGGCCTTCGATTGAGCGGCCGCTTGAGTATGAGGAAGTGAATATCAAAGGAACCATGAATCTTTGGGAATTGTGCAAAGATTTTAAAATTAAAAAATTCATCAACGCTTCAAGTTCGAGTGTTTACGGGAATAATGAAAAAACGCCTTTTTCAGAAGAAGATGCCGTAGAGAAACCTATTTCGCCTTATGCTGCCACGAAGAAATGTGTGGAGATTTTAGGACACGTTTATCATCATCTTTATGGAATTGACATCATCCATTTGCGGTTTTTTACCGTTTACGGCCCCCGGCAAAGGCCTGATCTTGCGATTCATAAATTCACCAAACTCATATCCGGAGACAAAGAAATCCCTTTTTATGGAGATGGTTCTACCGCAAGAGATTATACTTTCATTGAAGACATCATTGAAGGAATTCAGAAATCAATCGTGTATATTGAAACCCACGATCATGTGCACGAAATCATTAATTTGGGTGAAAGTGAAGTGATTTCCCTAGACGAAATGGTGACTGCAATTGAAAATGAATTAGAAAAGAAATCGCTGAAAAAAAATCTGCCAATGCAAGCCGGCGATGTGATAAAAACCAGTGCGGATATTGAAAAAGCCAAAACTTTAATCGGTTATCAGCCAAGAACTCACTTCCAAAATGGCATAAAAAAGTTTGTGGAATGGTTTTTGAGAAATGGTTCTTGA
- a CDS encoding DUF2797 domain-containing protein translates to MKFSGQILKMATQNGRPIQYFLNLSNDLINMNQLIGRNIKLNHIGYECVSCDSDEKIYRMGFCKKCFFESPFASESIIRPELSTAHLGIGERDLEVEQSIQLKPHIVYLAYTGDVKVGVTRESQIPTRWIDQGATFALPIAKTENRYEAGMIEVAMKEHLADKTNWRKMLEDDYEDDLDLADFREKIKNHFPEDFKNFYSGDEEIVKLDFPYEAPEKITSFTLDKNPEFEGVLKGIKGQYLAFEGGKFMNVRGHEGYVIEMEI, encoded by the coding sequence ATGAAATTCTCCGGACAGATTCTTAAAATGGCCACTCAAAATGGCCGTCCAATTCAGTACTTTCTTAACCTGTCGAATGATTTAATCAATATGAATCAGTTGATCGGCAGGAATATTAAATTGAACCATATTGGTTACGAATGTGTAAGTTGCGACAGTGATGAGAAAATCTACCGCATGGGTTTCTGTAAAAAATGTTTTTTCGAAAGTCCTTTTGCCAGCGAATCGATTATACGCCCGGAACTCTCTACGGCGCATTTGGGAATTGGCGAACGGGATTTAGAAGTGGAGCAGTCGATTCAATTAAAACCGCATATCGTTTATCTTGCTTATACCGGCGATGTGAAAGTTGGCGTTACGCGGGAATCTCAAATTCCCACAAGATGGATCGATCAGGGCGCAACTTTCGCGCTTCCCATCGCAAAAACAGAAAACCGCTATGAAGCCGGGATGATTGAAGTGGCGATGAAAGAACATCTTGCCGATAAAACCAACTGGCGCAAAATGCTCGAAGATGATTATGAAGATGATTTGGATTTAGCCGACTTCCGCGAGAAAATAAAAAACCATTTCCCGGAGGATTTCAAAAATTTCTATTCCGGTGATGAAGAAATTGTAAAACTCGATTTTCCGTATGAAGCACCAGAAAAAATTACGTCTTTTACTTTAGATAAAAATCCGGAATTTGAAGGGGTTCTAAAAGGAATTAAAGGGCAATATCTTGCTTTCGAAGGTGGGAAGTTCATGAATGTTCGAGGTCATGAAGGGTATGTGATTGAGATGGAAATCTAA
- a CDS encoding DUF3127 domain-containing protein, with protein MELQGTVKKITEVQTFASGFQKREMVLTTEEQYPQPINIEFLQEKGDLLNPLKEGDKVKVSINIRGREWTSPQGEVKYFNSITGWKVENLESAGGFEPTQATPSATKPAEGKGVFEEDEDDLPF; from the coding sequence ATGGAATTACAAGGAACAGTAAAGAAAATAACTGAAGTTCAGACGTTTGCGAGCGGATTTCAGAAAAGAGAGATGGTGTTAACAACCGAAGAACAGTATCCGCAACCCATTAATATCGAATTTCTTCAGGAGAAAGGAGATTTGCTTAATCCCTTGAAAGAAGGTGATAAAGTGAAAGTTTCTATCAATATTAGAGGGAGAGAGTGGACTTCACCACAAGGCGAAGTGAAATATTTCAACTCTATCACAGGCTGGAAAGTTGAAAACTTAGAATCAGCCGGAGGTTTTGAACCAACTCAGGCAACACCATCTGCAACTAAACCTGCGGAAGGAAAAGGCGTTTTTGAAGAAGACGAAGACGATTTGCCGTTTTAA
- the aat gene encoding leucyl/phenylalanyl-tRNA--protein transferase, whose protein sequence is MILLDPNEISFPDPALLESESGIMAMGGDLSPQRLYFAYQLGLFPWYNPGEEILWWCPDPRFVLFPQDLKISKSMKKILRDEVFTFTENTCFREVMEECKNTFRKDQDGTWISDELIDSFVELQKNGIAKSIEVWQNDELVGGFYGLQIGKIFCGESMFAKVSNASKAGFIHFIQSQKENLELIDCQIYSEHLESLGATMISKKDYLNLLKNQQI, encoded by the coding sequence ATGATTCTCCTAGATCCCAATGAAATTTCTTTTCCTGATCCCGCTTTGCTGGAGTCAGAATCCGGAATCATGGCCATGGGTGGCGATCTGTCGCCTCAGAGGTTGTATTTTGCTTATCAACTCGGGCTGTTTCCGTGGTATAATCCGGGCGAAGAAATCCTTTGGTGGTGTCCTGATCCAAGATTCGTGCTTTTTCCCCAAGATTTAAAAATTTCTAAATCGATGAAAAAGATTTTGCGCGATGAGGTTTTTACTTTTACCGAAAATACATGTTTCCGCGAAGTCATGGAAGAATGCAAAAATACTTTTAGAAAAGATCAGGACGGAACCTGGATTTCAGATGAATTAATCGATTCTTTTGTGGAACTTCAGAAAAATGGGATTGCAAAAAGTATTGAAGTTTGGCAAAACGATGAGTTAGTCGGTGGATTCTACGGCCTGCAGATCGGGAAAATATTCTGTGGCGAAAGCATGTTTGCGAAAGTGAGCAACGCCTCCAAAGCAGGATTTATTCATTTTATTCAAAGTCAGAAAGAAAACTTGGAACTGATTGATTGTCAGATTTATTCCGAACATCTGGAAAGTTTGGGCGCAACCATGATTTCTAAAAAAGACTATTTAAATCTCTTAAAAAATCAACAAATATGA
- a CDS encoding DMT family transporter, with the protein MNPEKERWVLLIVLSVIWGSSFILIKKSLEHFNPYEVGALRVLIAGILLLPMAISNIRKFPRKHLKWLVLAALTGNFIPMFLFPIAETKVSSSIAGIVNSMMPIFVIIVGFLFWKFSTTKRQLIGVAISFSGACILALSGGEGGELKLIPIVLLLVATLGYAISMTTVKSKLHEIPAKILSAFVFSFVLIVPSLIALVFAGFFNDLRPDKDLFIGLGFVSLLSVFGTGLAMMLNYRLLNISTPLFASTVTLLMPVVAVIWGLLDGEKLTAMQFAGAFIILAGLIFLRAKSPKKEKPQDSKVVRF; encoded by the coding sequence ATGAATCCTGAAAAAGAAAGATGGGTTTTGCTGATAGTGCTCTCTGTAATTTGGGGTTCTTCATTTATTCTTATTAAAAAGTCGCTCGAGCATTTTAATCCTTATGAAGTGGGTGCTTTACGGGTTTTAATCGCCGGAATTCTTTTGCTGCCAATGGCAATAAGTAATATTAGAAAATTTCCCAGAAAACATTTAAAATGGTTAGTCCTGGCGGCTTTAACAGGGAATTTTATTCCGATGTTTCTTTTTCCAATTGCTGAGACCAAAGTCAGCAGCAGTATTGCAGGAATTGTCAATTCGATGATGCCCATTTTTGTAATCATCGTTGGATTTCTTTTCTGGAAATTTTCAACAACGAAAAGACAATTAATCGGTGTGGCAATAAGTTTTTCTGGTGCGTGTATTTTAGCGCTTTCCGGCGGAGAAGGCGGTGAACTTAAATTAATACCCATTGTTTTGCTCTTGGTTGCTACTTTGGGTTACGCCATTTCGATGACTACTGTAAAATCCAAACTCCATGAAATACCGGCGAAAATCCTGTCTGCATTTGTGTTTTCTTTTGTATTAATTGTCCCGTCGCTCATTGCGCTTGTATTTGCAGGATTCTTTAATGATCTTCGTCCGGACAAAGATTTATTCATCGGATTGGGTTTTGTGAGTTTGCTTTCAGTTTTCGGAACCGGGCTGGCCATGATGCTGAATTATCGCCTGCTCAATATCTCTACGCCTTTATTTGCTTCTACGGTCACTTTGTTAATGCCGGTAGTTGCTGTGATCTGGGGATTATTGGATGGTGAAAAATTAACGGCGATGCAGTTTGCAGGGGCATTTATTATCCTTGCTGGACTCATTTTCCTGCGGGCGAAAAGCCCTAAAAAAGAAAAACCGCAAGACTCAAAAGTGGTGCGGTTTTAA
- a CDS encoding CBS domain-containing protein: MFIKDYISKDYPAFNTSDSIEQANEVAKEFGYTHIFIKKKGVYQGALSQQFLEESPKGTLQTLEHHFEKFALLEDGNVLDSIKLFYTFNSNVIPVINKLEKYQGYLTCDDVFCEFAKYPLFSENGALLVIQNNKRNYSMTDICKIVESNNGRIYGCYISAFEGDDVQITLKINSENLSSIDETFERYGYSVVHKYYDDQKEELLKDRFGFFQKYMEI, from the coding sequence ATGTTTATCAAAGATTACATTTCTAAAGATTATCCTGCGTTCAATACCAGTGATTCCATAGAGCAGGCCAATGAGGTAGCTAAAGAATTTGGCTATACCCACATTTTTATCAAGAAGAAAGGGGTTTACCAGGGAGCCCTGAGCCAGCAGTTTTTGGAGGAAAGTCCTAAAGGAACATTGCAGACCCTGGAGCATCATTTTGAAAAATTTGCATTGCTAGAGGATGGAAACGTTTTAGATTCGATTAAACTTTTTTATACCTTCAACAGCAACGTCATTCCTGTGATCAACAAATTGGAAAAATACCAGGGTTATCTTACCTGTGACGACGTTTTCTGTGAGTTTGCAAAATACCCGTTATTCTCAGAGAATGGGGCATTGTTGGTTATCCAAAACAATAAAAGAAACTACTCGATGACTGATATCTGTAAAATCGTAGAATCGAACAATGGTAGGATTTATGGCTGCTATATCAGTGCTTTTGAAGGAGATGACGTACAGATTACTTTAAAAATAAACAGCGAAAACCTAAGCTCGATTGATGAAACTTTTGAACGCTACGGATACAGCGTGGTTCATAAATACTATGATGACCAAAAAGAAGAACTGTTGAAAGACCGGTTCGGTTTTTTTCAAAAATATATGGAAATCTGA
- a CDS encoding NAD kinase: MKAAIYSQKNDLDTFLYLSKFVSELEKRGVQAILYEEMADAMQFSKIFETFAGKQDLKEKKVDLFFTFGGDGTIVNSLLFVQDLLIPVVGVNTGRLGFLASFTKEEVFLELDGIIKGDMKISERSVIEIISPNNSLFFPYALNDLTISRKETTAMITVESFIDNEFLNTFWGDGIIISTPTGSTAYSLSCGGPIITPNNNTFVITPIAPHNLNVRPLIVNDDVEIRLKVKSRVPQYSLSLDSRLFHMETDVEVILRKAHFKILLIHPTNLSFYETIRQKLLWGNDKRN, encoded by the coding sequence ATGAAAGCAGCTATTTATTCCCAGAAAAATGATTTAGATACCTTTTTGTATCTGAGTAAATTTGTATCTGAACTCGAAAAAAGAGGAGTTCAAGCGATTCTGTATGAGGAAATGGCCGATGCAATGCAGTTTTCTAAAATCTTTGAAACCTTTGCCGGGAAACAGGATTTGAAGGAAAAGAAAGTAGATTTGTTTTTTACTTTCGGTGGCGACGGTACCATTGTGAATTCCCTTCTTTTTGTGCAGGATTTACTGATCCCGGTGGTCGGTGTTAATACAGGACGCCTCGGTTTCCTGGCGAGTTTCACCAAAGAAGAAGTTTTTTTGGAGCTCGACGGGATTATCAAAGGAGATATGAAAATCAGTGAACGGTCGGTCATTGAAATTATTTCGCCCAATAATTCGCTGTTTTTCCCTTATGCATTAAACGACTTAACCATCTCACGAAAAGAAACTACTGCAATGATTACGGTGGAATCTTTTATTGATAATGAGTTTCTCAATACTTTTTGGGGTGATGGGATTATCATTTCGACTCCAACGGGATCAACTGCTTATTCACTAAGCTGTGGCGGTCCCATTATTACGCCCAATAACAACACTTTCGTCATTACACCTATTGCGCCACATAATTTGAATGTTCGCCCACTCATCGTCAATGATGATGTTGAGATCAGATTAAAGGTCAAAAGCCGTGTTCCACAATATTCACTGTCACTGGATTCCCGCCTGTTTCACATGGAAACCGATGTAGAAGTCATCTTGCGGAAAGCCCATTTTAAAATACTGTTGATTCACCCCACGAATCTCAGTTTTTACGAAACAATCCGTCAGAAACTGCTGTGGGGAAATGACAAAAGAAATTAG
- the fbaA gene encoding class II fructose-bisphosphate aldolase, protein MSKKFPAGVATGQMVSDIFQFAKENKFALPAVNVIGSSNVNATMETAAKLNSPVIIQFSNGGAAFNAGKGLNNDGQKAAILGGIAGAKHIHTLAEAYGATVILHTDHCAKKLLPWIDGLMDANEEFFAQTGKSLYSSHMLDLSEESIEENLDISCKYFERMAKMGMTLEIELGITGGEEDGVDNSGVDSSKLYTQPDEVAYAYERLNAISPNFTIAAAFGNVHGVYKPGNVKLTPKILDNSQKYVEEKYGLGAKPINFVFHGGSGSSLEEIREAIDYGVIKMNIDTDLQFAYTEGIRDFMVNNIEYLRTQIGNPDGGDKPNKKYYDPRGWVRKGEETFSKRLEQAFEDLNNINTL, encoded by the coding sequence ATGAGCAAGAAATTTCCGGCAGGAGTTGCCACAGGGCAAATGGTTTCAGACATTTTCCAATTCGCAAAGGAAAATAAATTTGCACTTCCCGCAGTGAATGTTATTGGTTCCAGCAACGTCAATGCAACCATGGAAACCGCCGCAAAACTGAACTCTCCAGTAATTATTCAGTTTTCTAATGGTGGCGCCGCTTTTAATGCAGGAAAAGGATTGAACAACGATGGCCAGAAAGCCGCAATTCTAGGAGGAATCGCCGGAGCAAAACATATTCATACTTTAGCAGAAGCTTACGGAGCAACGGTAATTTTACATACCGACCACTGTGCGAAAAAATTATTGCCGTGGATTGATGGACTGATGGATGCCAACGAAGAATTTTTTGCCCAAACCGGCAAATCGCTTTACTCCTCTCACATGCTTGATTTGTCTGAAGAATCAATCGAAGAAAACCTGGATATTTCCTGCAAATATTTCGAGAGAATGGCAAAAATGGGCATGACTCTGGAAATTGAACTGGGAATTACCGGTGGTGAAGAAGATGGCGTAGATAATTCAGGGGTAGATTCTTCAAAATTATATACCCAGCCTGATGAAGTTGCTTATGCTTACGAAAGATTAAATGCGATTTCACCGAACTTTACGATCGCTGCTGCTTTTGGAAATGTTCACGGAGTTTACAAACCGGGGAATGTAAAATTGACGCCGAAAATTCTTGATAATTCTCAGAAATATGTAGAAGAGAAATACGGACTGGGCGCAAAACCAATTAATTTCGTTTTCCACGGAGGATCCGGTTCATCTTTAGAAGAAATCAGAGAAGCAATCGATTATGGGGTAATTAAAATGAATATCGATACCGACTTGCAGTTTGCTTACACTGAAGGAATCAGAGATTTCATGGTCAATAACATCGAATATCTAAGAACCCAGATCGGAAATCCTGACGGTGGTGATAAACCGAACAAAAAATATTATGACCCAAGAGGTTGGGTGAGAAAAGGCGAAGAAACCTTTAGCAAAAGATTGGAGCAGGCATTTGAAGACCTTAACAATATTAATACTTTGTAA
- the accD gene encoding acetyl-CoA carboxylase, carboxyltransferase subunit beta, translating into MAFDWFKRKTQNITTSTEDKKDVPKGLWHQTPSGKIVEHEELKANNYVSPEDGFHVRIGSKEFFSILFDDNKFTELDAGVESVDMLSFKDTKSYTDRLKEVKAKTKLTDSIRNAVGTVNGEKMVISCMDFSFIGGSLGSVMGEKIRRAIDYCIEHKLPYMIICQSGGARMQEATYSLMQLAKVQAKLAQLSEAGLLYIAYLCDPTFGGITASFAMTADVIIAEPGALIGFAGPRVIRETIGKDLPEGFQTSEFLQEKGFVDFIVKRTEIKDKVSKTVRLLAHA; encoded by the coding sequence ATGGCATTCGACTGGTTTAAAAGGAAAACACAAAACATTACCACTTCCACAGAAGATAAAAAAGACGTTCCCAAAGGACTTTGGCATCAGACGCCAAGCGGAAAGATTGTGGAACATGAAGAACTGAAAGCCAATAATTATGTGTCTCCAGAAGATGGTTTCCACGTGAGAATAGGCAGTAAAGAATTCTTTTCAATTCTTTTTGATGACAACAAATTTACGGAACTCGACGCTGGTGTTGAAAGTGTAGATATGTTGAGTTTCAAAGATACCAAGTCTTACACAGACCGGTTGAAAGAAGTAAAAGCCAAAACGAAATTAACAGACTCGATCAGAAATGCCGTAGGAACTGTTAATGGTGAAAAAATGGTAATTTCCTGTATGGATTTTAGTTTTATCGGTGGATCCCTAGGTTCCGTGATGGGCGAGAAAATCCGTCGTGCAATTGATTACTGTATCGAACACAAACTTCCGTATATGATTATCTGCCAATCAGGTGGAGCCAGAATGCAGGAAGCCACCTATTCACTCATGCAGTTGGCAAAAGTGCAGGCGAAGCTGGCTCAGCTTTCCGAAGCAGGCTTGCTGTACATTGCCTATTTATGTGATCCTACTTTCGGCGGAATTACCGCTTCTTTTGCGATGACTGCTGATGTTATTATTGCTGAACCGGGAGCTTTGATCGGTTTCGCAGGACCTCGCGTGATCCGTGAAACAATCGGTAAAGATTTACCGGAAGGATTCCAGACTTCAGAGTTTCTGCAGGAAAAAGGATTCGTAGATTTCATCGTTAAAAGAACCGAAATCAAAGATAAAGTTTCGAAAACAGTTAGATTGTTAGCGCACGCTTAA
- a CDS encoding DUF6973 domain-containing protein has translation MRNIKIIFNALRSLSFTKIMKLLRLILAHPLFSILGFYATVRSFSLAQKHFPKSHATNGEGNAFRHALWNCLILMYCCKISSPQKALQYCKEMTDLHEELFPNKPLETKMDLHNNQVGMDYFMELLPGVHRQFFETSFFVKGLIEKTKTAKVLNSLEDDFKGDLVYLK, from the coding sequence ATGAGAAACATCAAAATAATATTTAATGCTTTAAGATCCTTAAGTTTTACCAAAATTATGAAACTTTTGCGGTTGATTCTTGCGCATCCGTTATTTTCAATTCTGGGATTTTACGCAACCGTGAGGAGTTTCTCGTTAGCACAAAAACATTTCCCCAAATCCCATGCGACCAATGGAGAAGGAAACGCTTTCCGACATGCGCTTTGGAACTGCCTGATTCTGATGTACTGCTGTAAAATTTCTTCGCCACAAAAAGCTTTGCAGTATTGTAAGGAAATGACTGACTTGCACGAAGAACTCTTCCCCAATAAGCCGCTCGAAACCAAAATGGATCTGCATAACAATCAAGTCGGGATGGATTATTTCATGGAACTGCTTCCGGGTGTCCACCGCCAATTCTTCGAAACCAGTTTTTTTGTGAAAGGACTTATTGAAAAAACCAAAACAGCAAAAGTCCTGAATAGTTTAGAAGATGATTTTAAAGGCGACCTGGTTTATTTAAAATAG
- a CDS encoding TonB-dependent receptor, with product MKTLLKSLCLFSLIFTSFLYAQTVTKSTFLVKGECAMCKERIENTAKKTGAKTANWNANTQQLEVEFDATKTSADQILKKIADVGHDNEKFAAADVVYGNLPSCCHYDRAPSFLKKEISSKPVKNDHQFFVRGNCSSCKARIEKAAASAGADSATWDAETQIVTLNFNPEKTSADLILKKIADVGHDNEMYTSKDDTYKNLPGCCLYDRELPLGVKSDLVHHDEAPAPKKDFSQHADHFDKSIEEVRLIKLADATALSKKETGLTFNIGTKELLKAACCNLSESFETNATVDVSFTNAVTGTKQLKMLGLDQKYTSLTKELLPSIRGLAAPYGLNLIPGRWIGGIQLTKGGSTVVNGYESITGQINTELLKVNEKPETAINFFADANGRLESNITTTSQLNEHWSQSLLLHGNATLGKIDSNNDGFLDQPTGNQINAAYLLNYNDLEHSGLGTHFGISFVKDERFGGQTAFDKKIDRSQQNAYGVGIDLSRFEIWNKTGYIFKGKPYQSIGWMNQFTTHQQDSFFGNRNYWGNQNTFYSNLVFESIIGNTNNKFKTGASFLYDQYDEDYLTQNYKRTETVPGLFFEYTLTGLKYTLVAGARTDFHNLAGTQFTPRLNFKYDVLPKTILRLSAGKGFRTANIFAESQQYFGSNRQIEILGNGGKIYDLQPEIAWNYGASVQQEFKLFNRKATLVADFFRTDFQNQVLTDLDISPQKIVFYNLEGESFANSFQTQLDFVPAKNLEMRLAYKYYDVKADFLGGKREIPFMAKNRGFFNASYATDKTDKGAFWNIDATLQLIGKQKLPNLNANPSEYRLPEYSKSYTTLNAQISRNFNKNIRAYIGGENLLGYTQNRPIIDTENPFGNYFDAGMIYAPVMGANVYFGLDFKF from the coding sequence ATGAAAACTTTGTTAAAAAGTCTTTGCTTATTTTCCCTGATATTCACTTCATTCTTATACGCACAAACGGTCACAAAATCAACTTTTCTGGTTAAAGGAGAATGTGCGATGTGTAAAGAAAGAATCGAAAATACCGCAAAAAAAACAGGTGCAAAAACCGCCAACTGGAACGCCAATACTCAGCAGCTTGAAGTAGAATTTGATGCTACAAAAACTTCGGCTGATCAAATTTTAAAGAAAATCGCAGACGTTGGACATGACAACGAAAAATTCGCTGCAGCTGATGTGGTTTACGGAAACCTTCCTTCCTGCTGTCATTATGATCGAGCGCCTTCTTTTCTAAAAAAAGAAATTTCTTCGAAACCTGTGAAAAATGATCATCAGTTTTTTGTTCGCGGAAACTGCAGTTCATGCAAAGCAAGAATCGAAAAAGCAGCGGCCAGTGCTGGTGCAGATTCGGCAACCTGGGATGCAGAAACGCAGATTGTAACTTTAAACTTTAATCCTGAAAAAACTTCAGCGGATTTAATTTTAAAAAAGATCGCAGATGTTGGTCATGATAATGAGATGTACACTTCGAAAGATGATACTTACAAAAATCTTCCCGGCTGCTGCCTGTACGACCGGGAATTACCTTTGGGTGTAAAAAGCGATTTGGTTCACCATGACGAAGCGCCAGCACCTAAAAAAGATTTTTCACAACATGCTGACCATTTCGATAAATCCATCGAAGAAGTCCGGTTAATCAAACTGGCAGATGCGACCGCTTTAAGCAAGAAAGAAACGGGATTAACCTTTAATATCGGAACCAAAGAGTTATTGAAAGCAGCCTGCTGCAATTTATCGGAAAGTTTTGAAACGAATGCGACCGTTGACGTTTCTTTCACGAACGCTGTTACCGGAACCAAGCAACTTAAAATGTTAGGTTTGGATCAGAAATACACCTCATTAACAAAAGAACTTTTGCCCTCAATCCGTGGTTTAGCAGCACCTTATGGCCTGAATTTAATTCCCGGAAGATGGATTGGCGGAATCCAGTTAACAAAAGGCGGAAGTACAGTGGTTAATGGCTACGAAAGTATCACGGGTCAAATTAATACTGAACTTTTAAAAGTTAATGAAAAACCAGAAACGGCGATCAACTTTTTCGCAGATGCAAACGGTAGACTGGAAAGCAATATTACCACCACTTCCCAGCTGAACGAACATTGGAGTCAGTCGCTTTTACTTCATGGGAATGCAACTTTAGGAAAAATTGATTCTAACAATGATGGTTTTCTGGATCAACCGACGGGAAATCAAATTAACGCTGCCTATCTTCTAAACTATAATGATTTGGAGCATTCCGGCTTAGGAACTCATTTCGGAATTAGTTTTGTGAAAGATGAACGTTTTGGCGGGCAAACTGCTTTTGATAAAAAGATTGACCGTTCTCAACAAAATGCGTATGGTGTCGGAATCGACCTTTCCCGTTTTGAAATCTGGAATAAAACCGGATATATTTTTAAAGGTAAACCTTACCAAAGTATCGGCTGGATGAATCAGTTCACGACGCATCAACAGGACAGTTTTTTTGGGAACAGAAATTATTGGGGCAACCAGAATACTTTTTACTCGAATTTGGTTTTTGAAAGCATCATCGGAAATACCAATAATAAATTCAAAACGGGCGCAAGTTTTCTGTATGACCAATATGATGAGGACTATCTGACTCAAAATTATAAAAGAACGGAAACAGTGCCTGGATTATTTTTCGAATATACTTTGACAGGACTGAAATACACTTTGGTTGCCGGCGCCAGAACAGATTTTCACAATTTGGCAGGAACGCAGTTTACGCCGAGATTAAACTTTAAATATGATGTTTTGCCTAAAACCATTCTTCGCCTTTCGGCCGGAAAAGGTTTTAGAACCGCTAATATTTTTGCAGAAAGTCAGCAATATTTCGGATCGAACAGACAAATTGAAATCTTAGGAAATGGCGGAAAAATTTATGATTTACAACCAGAAATTGCCTGGAATTACGGGGCAAGTGTGCAGCAGGAATTCAAGTTGTTTAACAGAAAAGCAACTTTGGTTGCCGATTTTTTCAGAACAGATTTCCAAAATCAGGTATTGACCGATTTAGATATTTCACCACAGAAAATCGTTTTCTATAATCTCGAAGGAGAATCATTTGCGAACAGTTTTCAAACCCAGTTAGATTTTGTACCAGCGAAAAATTTAGAAATGAGACTGGCTTATAAGTACTACGATGTAAAGGCCGATTTCTTGGGAGGGAAAAGAGAAATTCCATTTATGGCAAAAAACAGAGGTTTCTTTAATGCTTCCTACGCTACCGATAAAACAGACAAAGGAGCTTTCTGGAATATCGATGCAACGCTTCAGCTGATTGGAAAACAGAAGCTTCCCAATTTAAATGCGAATCCATCAGAATACAGATTACCGGAATATTCTAAAAGTTACACGACCCTTAATGCCCAAATTTCCAGAAACTTTAATAAAAACATTCGTGCATATATAGGTGGTGAAAACCTGTTAGGTTACACCCAGAACCGTCCGATTATCGATACTGAAAACCCTTTTGGGAATTACTTTGACGCAGGAATGATTTATGCACCGGTTATGGGAGCAAATGTATATTTCGGCTTGGATTTTAAGTTCTAA